A region of Pyxidicoccus parkwaysis DNA encodes the following proteins:
- a CDS encoding amidohydrolase family protein: MEGRLLLKNCAVFRADGRVRTGMAVVVEGNTIRRVAPDAQVPVLPGDWEVACRGRLVAPGLVDCHSHLVNGQLLPPTGPFLLLAPAERLERMVRVARLLTNEDVEALTRFAAARALRDGVTLVVEHLSCQDVAGGLAAQARAAETLGLRLVTSHSTHSLDGAPQAEAWLQANADFVRERREHPLVRGALGFHASYTCDHSLLTRVARLSRELDAPTVFHLAESEDDVTTTYSRHGQRVVPRLDALGLLNSRAIASYARSLDSGEAGRLQESGAFVALAPRGVRTLERGSDPMEAVLSRVHLVGLGTGGHGSLQEELLAALVGVLRIARAGRLPDVDGSLAHLLINGPAELCTRLFGLPSGNVEEGSIADLVVYDAVPPADPETGYSPHLLGQMSSSPVAWTVVDGRVCVREGQLLGHDYVELARAATDALHRVWTRARLGS; encoded by the coding sequence ATGGAAGGCCGCCTGCTGTTGAAGAACTGCGCTGTGTTCCGCGCGGACGGACGGGTCCGCACCGGCATGGCCGTGGTGGTGGAGGGCAACACCATCCGTCGCGTGGCACCGGACGCGCAGGTGCCCGTGCTGCCCGGCGACTGGGAGGTGGCGTGCCGGGGACGGCTCGTCGCGCCCGGACTGGTGGACTGCCACTCGCACCTCGTCAATGGACAGCTCCTGCCACCCACCGGGCCCTTCCTGCTGCTGGCCCCGGCCGAGCGGCTGGAGCGGATGGTGCGCGTGGCGCGGCTGCTCACCAACGAGGACGTGGAGGCCCTCACCCGGTTCGCCGCGGCTCGCGCCCTGCGCGACGGCGTCACGCTGGTGGTGGAGCACCTGTCCTGCCAGGACGTGGCCGGAGGCCTCGCGGCCCAGGCGCGTGCGGCGGAGACCCTGGGGCTGCGCCTCGTCACGAGCCACTCCACGCACAGCCTCGACGGCGCGCCGCAGGCGGAGGCCTGGCTCCAGGCCAACGCGGACTTCGTGCGCGAGCGCCGCGAGCACCCGCTGGTGCGCGGGGCGCTGGGCTTCCATGCGTCGTACACGTGCGACCATTCCCTGCTCACTCGCGTGGCGCGGCTGAGCCGGGAGCTGGATGCGCCCACCGTCTTCCACCTCGCGGAGAGCGAGGACGACGTCACCACCACCTACTCGCGGCACGGCCAGCGCGTGGTGCCCCGGCTGGATGCGCTGGGGTTGCTCAACTCGCGCGCCATTGCCTCCTACGCGCGCTCGCTGGACAGCGGCGAGGCCGGGCGCCTGCAGGAGAGCGGCGCCTTCGTGGCGCTCGCGCCGCGCGGCGTGCGGACGCTGGAGCGCGGCTCGGACCCGATGGAGGCGGTGCTGTCTCGCGTGCACCTGGTGGGCCTGGGCACGGGCGGCCATGGCTCGCTGCAGGAGGAATTGCTGGCGGCGCTCGTGGGCGTGCTGCGCATTGCCCGCGCGGGACGGCTGCCGGATGTGGATGGCTCGCTGGCGCACCTGCTCATCAACGGCCCCGCGGAGCTGTGCACGCGGCTGTTCGGCCTGCCCTCGGGCAACGTGGAGGAGGGGAGCATCGCGGACCTCGTCGTCTACGACGCCGTGCCTCCGGCGGACCCGGAGACGGGCTACTCGCCGCACCTGCTCGGGCAGATGTCGAGCTCGCCGGTGGCGTGGACGGTGGTGGATGGCCGCGTCTGCGTGCGCGAGGGCCAGTTGCTCGGCCACGACTACGTGGAACTGGCTCGCGCCGCGACGGACGCGCTGCACCGCGTGTGGACGCGCGCGCGGCTGGGGAGCTGA
- a CDS encoding serine/threonine protein kinase translates to MAPAAQQQRDTARFGKYRLVDRIAVGGMAEIFLAHQTHEDGHESPVVIKRIRPHLSKHAAFVKMFLNEARLAAQLNHPNVVQIHDLGKIAESYFIAMEYVAGRDMRRVVPKAEALGIPFPLVYAVKIASQVCAGLHHAHTKVDLYGNPLNIVHRDVSPENVVVAFDGSVKILDFGIAKAANQVEQTRTGEIKGKLSYMSPEQCLGKPLDCRSDIFSLGVVLYEWLTGFKLFTGESEVAVMRSITEGKIYAPSYFREDLPERLEVILMKALERDRDKRYQTAAQMQKDLDAFLDAYEFTPTPLHLSNFLKQLFEEELQEEQRRMQVRAATAPTSEEALELSDVVAALDTVKGAPAPEPTAPVGASDDHTEPRMVAVPLSPAAYEALESVARRNDIPMGRLVSELLESWLKYR, encoded by the coding sequence ATGGCTCCCGCGGCACAACAGCAGCGCGACACCGCCCGCTTCGGCAAGTACCGGCTCGTGGACCGAATCGCCGTGGGGGGCATGGCGGAAATCTTCCTCGCGCACCAGACGCACGAGGACGGGCACGAGTCGCCCGTCGTCATCAAGCGCATCCGCCCGCACCTGTCCAAGCACGCGGCCTTCGTGAAGATGTTCCTCAACGAGGCCCGGCTCGCGGCGCAGCTCAACCACCCCAACGTCGTGCAGATTCACGACCTGGGAAAGATTGCCGAGAGCTACTTCATCGCCATGGAGTACGTGGCCGGGCGCGACATGCGCCGGGTGGTGCCCAAGGCGGAGGCGCTCGGGATTCCCTTCCCGCTGGTGTACGCGGTGAAGATTGCCTCGCAGGTCTGCGCGGGCCTGCACCACGCGCACACCAAGGTGGACCTGTACGGCAACCCGCTCAACATCGTCCACCGGGACGTGTCACCGGAGAACGTCGTCGTCGCCTTCGACGGCTCGGTGAAGATTCTCGACTTCGGCATCGCCAAGGCCGCCAACCAGGTGGAGCAGACGCGCACCGGCGAAATCAAGGGCAAGCTCAGCTACATGAGCCCGGAGCAGTGTCTGGGCAAGCCCCTGGACTGCCGCAGCGACATCTTCTCCCTGGGCGTCGTGCTCTACGAGTGGCTCACCGGCTTCAAGCTCTTCACCGGTGAGTCGGAAGTCGCGGTCATGCGCAGCATCACCGAGGGAAAAATCTACGCGCCCTCGTACTTCCGGGAGGATTTGCCCGAGCGCCTGGAAGTCATCTTGATGAAGGCGCTGGAGCGCGACAGGGACAAGCGCTACCAGACGGCCGCGCAGATGCAGAAGGACCTGGACGCCTTCCTGGACGCGTACGAGTTCACCCCCACGCCGCTGCACCTGTCCAACTTCCTCAAGCAGCTCTTCGAGGAGGAGCTTCAGGAAGAGCAGCGCCGCATGCAGGTGCGCGCGGCGACGGCGCCCACGTCGGAAGAGGCGCTCGAATTGTCGGACGTGGTGGCCGCGCTGGACACGGTGAAGGGCGCGCCCGCGCCGGAGCCCACCGCCCCCGTGGGCGCGAGCGATGACCACACCGAGCCGCGCATGGTGGCGGTGCCGCTCAGCCCCGCCGCCTATGAGGCGCTGGAGTCGGTGGCCCGCCGCAACGACATCCCCATGGGACGCCTCGTGTCCGAGCTGCTCGAGTCCTGGCTCAAGTACCGCTGA
- a CDS encoding RHS repeat domain-containing protein, protein MRLIPFAALVGALTAPVMAHAQFCPSDILPRCDAPQGNPTGGLPGGNGGAPPPPNATPGPPFFGDPVSLGDGYAYFRQKDFEIPLSQGSLPFIRMYVSPARSYAYAKFPEGFLPSTSTNYVPRPFGEHRFGGSLNWWHNFYSAVRKDSPTIAEVDIRDVDGFFNHLQWNSTPATSGRWYLNVNNAGSRDRLWQDKADGTWPEKFVYFREGSGRYTYDAVYVHNTTPAGRHYFLSRIDDTEYVAPGQTEVPRAVLEYAQPSTDGGTVPDPLCPAGAAGSTPGVPYLSTVTSRDGTKLRFYYRRLSNTVGRTECVLDHINIEDVADGGVQEKPLVQYQYSTQGNELVRADYPQTGGSLEYTYPVTNSANALLDVREGGALKSRHTYEWSSPTPKRDESNGHDYAIAEVSSTNPAVKDACTQAKNGSLPTMEFADSKAGLGTGNVGQTTLTSRFASGAAFESHASWRPISFETRCDGTSCPGFVSGIEKWEYECPGVDTSVAPAMAKAHKDMRGAWESYVHELPDAGVPEAQGVPSRYMKVLTQVREGAQDSSGTGSLAEVRYGYTYGSSTRSLPAYEQLVERQEVSSVLSPGGMARTQYVYDSATNRLKAMFRTGWTYERGTDGNWTLEKRRIGLFYFRAPQCGGSGPEDTQGRVLETHGPCIVDDDTANVATITDCPASPVFPVTKYEYWAQSETSHRRNRLKTQTELPGGCGGTASLVTQYLEYDAFGNATRIQDPAGVVTERAYNQDLLARETIQEGSTSMTTLLTYDQARLKAIQHPQGNFDVFCYRTGTTAGLGCTGGSPTYLLQWRAKAADANGVSWSEKVEYTYWPDETVKSATFLGWNGSAAETRRVMTFSADARRRPTFQGAGNLPSPVKAAHLFDANGNVTGLGFPYNNPPAVCGGPDSSGQPTSQQCTAMGYDRLDRLTRIDEFPADGTSQRTCLTYDAQSHVTSVRQGCSAGGTGDCSACAASTPTTEYTYDDFGNLVTVMLPHTSDGAGGAGVTRYAFDALGRMLLKETPEMRAQGERVAYEYDTLGRLLRAKRHYTSPLAGQENLFALSYDVNDPADATSTPPSDCPQPAHTEGRLRYRHDSFGRTWYQYDLRGRVAGEIRLREGQTSCAAAGVADRPHTFYAYNANGNLTSITYPHGRVVTYTYGTGADLDRVKAIDVRLWGASSYTDTRIIDAVAWEPFGGLRGYQVNHPVSATRSAVEYMLGDNGAQAPSACPSTPPSAVASDLTGRLRALRVSSGNFNPGTSSGDIFKRTYTWAGDQVAQLDSCLLGATTPRTETFSYDRTLRLKTAGRPSGNFAATGGAFESRSYEYNGRGSRTALSEDGYAFDINMAAAPAVERLTGWGSGTTGSLFRYSMSYDADGRVSQKRWAAGMSGAPVFTLGFEYGQSTGVATDSVFRAVNVNGLFYNYYYDALGRRRLKSHPGGTTDEFFHSTSNRLLTDRGSNAFTVPVGHFTTDDYVWLAGRPVAMVRAKFSSAWVRQPDSVGDCARDGESVACGVYFPVTDHVGKPVLMLDGSRRVSAAADYDAFGNVNRVTQVAETAHPYPDATTTSLTTFSQPKENSSVVVRMRARYHLLDSEGGADFIRLVDATSGTTLDETSGARRGRVTTSWVTPSNSSVQVRFAAGPAGGPAYQGAVVEGYEYQRYQSGAQPFWTPLRFPGHYYDAETELHENWNRYYDPSIGQYLQPESMLARKSAALPAYSYALNNPLFYLDDTGLSPRDWLGGRFGFFAYKVLELSIRWGMPSLETPKPGGPGSTTSQPAFPEPAGRSAANPCAESGSGGGKPPVPSEILEILKQFGSMEVFPIILMDPSLILNNPSIFDQDIFGPMGGDIQQPYI, encoded by the coding sequence ATGAGATTGATTCCGTTCGCGGCGCTCGTGGGGGCGCTCACGGCGCCTGTCATGGCGCATGCCCAGTTCTGTCCGTCGGACATCCTTCCGCGTTGTGACGCCCCCCAGGGGAATCCAACGGGAGGGCTGCCTGGCGGAAATGGCGGCGCGCCTCCCCCGCCCAATGCGACTCCAGGACCTCCATTCTTCGGAGATCCCGTCAGCCTCGGAGATGGGTATGCCTACTTCCGGCAGAAGGACTTCGAGATTCCTCTCAGCCAGGGCAGCCTTCCATTCATTCGAATGTATGTCAGCCCTGCGCGCTCCTATGCCTACGCGAAGTTTCCTGAGGGGTTCCTGCCTAGTACGTCCACGAACTATGTGCCGCGTCCCTTTGGTGAACATCGGTTCGGAGGAAGCCTGAACTGGTGGCACAACTTCTACAGTGCCGTCCGCAAGGACTCACCGACTATCGCCGAGGTAGACATTCGTGACGTGGATGGATTCTTCAACCACCTTCAATGGAACAGCACGCCCGCCACGTCAGGCAGGTGGTATCTCAACGTCAATAATGCAGGCAGCCGAGATCGTCTTTGGCAAGACAAAGCGGATGGCACGTGGCCAGAGAAATTCGTCTACTTCCGCGAGGGAAGCGGGCGCTACACCTACGATGCAGTCTACGTGCACAACACCACCCCGGCTGGCAGGCACTACTTCCTGAGCAGGATCGACGACACGGAATATGTCGCTCCCGGACAGACGGAAGTGCCACGTGCCGTGCTTGAGTACGCTCAGCCCTCCACGGATGGAGGCACGGTTCCTGATCCTCTCTGTCCGGCGGGAGCGGCTGGTTCCACTCCCGGCGTGCCGTACCTGAGCACGGTCACCAGCAGGGACGGGACGAAGCTCCGTTTCTATTATCGCCGCCTCAGCAACACGGTGGGGCGCACGGAATGCGTCCTGGACCATATCAACATTGAAGATGTCGCGGACGGAGGCGTGCAGGAAAAGCCCCTGGTCCAGTATCAGTACTCCACGCAAGGTAACGAACTCGTGCGGGCAGACTATCCCCAGACGGGAGGAAGCCTCGAATATACGTACCCTGTCACCAACAGTGCGAACGCCCTTCTGGATGTCCGCGAGGGCGGAGCCCTCAAGAGCAGACACACGTATGAGTGGAGTTCGCCAACCCCCAAACGTGACGAGTCGAACGGGCATGACTACGCCATCGCGGAAGTTTCGAGCACGAACCCGGCGGTGAAGGATGCGTGTACCCAGGCGAAAAATGGAAGTCTCCCCACGATGGAATTCGCCGACTCCAAGGCGGGACTGGGGACCGGAAACGTGGGGCAGACGACCCTGACGTCCCGTTTCGCCTCGGGTGCGGCCTTTGAGTCCCACGCGAGCTGGCGACCGATTTCCTTCGAGACCCGCTGTGACGGAACGTCGTGCCCGGGCTTCGTGTCGGGAATCGAGAAGTGGGAGTACGAGTGCCCCGGTGTTGATACCTCGGTGGCGCCCGCCATGGCGAAGGCCCACAAGGACATGCGCGGCGCCTGGGAAAGCTATGTGCACGAACTCCCGGATGCGGGCGTGCCAGAGGCGCAGGGCGTTCCCTCCAGATACATGAAGGTGCTCACGCAGGTGCGCGAGGGCGCCCAGGACTCAAGCGGGACGGGCAGCCTAGCCGAGGTCCGTTACGGGTACACCTACGGGAGCTCGACCCGGTCGCTCCCGGCCTATGAACAGCTCGTCGAGCGGCAGGAAGTGTCGAGCGTGCTCTCACCCGGTGGGATGGCGCGCACGCAGTATGTCTATGACTCGGCCACCAATCGGCTGAAGGCGATGTTCCGGACGGGGTGGACCTACGAGCGGGGCACGGACGGGAATTGGACGCTGGAGAAGCGCCGCATCGGACTGTTCTATTTCCGAGCCCCGCAGTGTGGTGGCTCGGGCCCGGAGGATACCCAGGGCCGTGTGCTCGAAACCCATGGCCCTTGCATCGTCGATGATGACACCGCGAATGTCGCCACCATCACCGACTGCCCGGCCTCACCGGTCTTCCCGGTGACGAAGTACGAGTACTGGGCGCAGTCGGAAACAAGCCACCGGCGAAACCGCCTGAAGACGCAGACGGAGCTGCCCGGGGGCTGCGGCGGCACGGCGTCGCTCGTGACGCAGTACCTGGAGTACGACGCCTTCGGGAATGCGACCCGAATCCAGGACCCGGCGGGTGTCGTCACGGAGCGGGCCTACAACCAGGACCTGCTGGCGCGCGAAACCATCCAGGAGGGCTCCACGTCCATGACGACGCTCCTGACCTATGACCAGGCGCGTTTGAAAGCCATCCAGCATCCCCAGGGGAACTTCGACGTCTTCTGCTACCGGACGGGGACCACGGCGGGACTGGGGTGCACCGGAGGCTCTCCGACGTACCTGCTCCAATGGCGGGCGAAGGCCGCGGATGCCAATGGCGTGAGCTGGTCGGAGAAGGTCGAGTACACCTACTGGCCGGATGAGACGGTCAAGTCCGCGACGTTCCTGGGTTGGAATGGAAGCGCGGCCGAGACGCGGCGGGTGATGACGTTCAGCGCGGATGCTCGCCGCAGGCCCACGTTCCAGGGGGCAGGGAACCTCCCGTCTCCCGTAAAGGCCGCCCATCTTTTTGATGCCAATGGCAATGTCACGGGCCTCGGATTCCCGTACAACAATCCTCCGGCCGTCTGCGGCGGACCGGATTCATCCGGACAACCCACGTCGCAGCAGTGCACGGCGATGGGATACGACCGGCTGGACCGCTTGACTCGGATCGACGAGTTCCCGGCCGATGGCACCAGCCAGCGAACGTGTCTCACCTACGATGCCCAAAGCCATGTGACTTCCGTTCGTCAGGGATGTTCGGCCGGCGGCACGGGGGACTGCTCGGCGTGCGCTGCCAGCACTCCGACGACGGAGTACACGTATGACGACTTCGGCAACCTCGTGACGGTGATGTTGCCACATACCAGCGATGGTGCAGGCGGAGCTGGTGTCACCCGATATGCTTTTGATGCGCTCGGGCGGATGCTTCTGAAGGAAACGCCTGAAATGCGCGCCCAGGGTGAGCGGGTGGCATATGAGTATGACACCCTCGGCCGCCTTCTGCGGGCGAAACGCCATTACACGTCGCCGCTGGCGGGACAGGAGAATCTGTTCGCGCTGTCCTATGACGTGAACGACCCGGCGGACGCCACCAGTACGCCCCCCTCCGATTGTCCTCAGCCCGCGCACACGGAGGGACGGCTGCGCTACCGGCATGATTCCTTCGGGCGGACCTGGTACCAATATGACCTGCGCGGGCGTGTCGCGGGCGAAATTCGCCTGCGCGAGGGACAGACCAGTTGCGCGGCGGCGGGAGTCGCGGATCGCCCGCACACATTCTACGCATACAACGCCAATGGCAATCTGACCTCGATCACCTATCCGCATGGGCGTGTCGTGACGTACACGTATGGCACCGGAGCAGACCTTGACCGGGTCAAGGCCATCGACGTGCGCCTGTGGGGGGCATCCAGCTACACGGACACGCGGATCATCGACGCCGTTGCATGGGAGCCCTTCGGAGGGCTGCGCGGCTACCAGGTCAATCATCCGGTGTCGGCGACGCGTAGTGCCGTCGAGTACATGCTGGGTGACAACGGAGCCCAGGCGCCCTCCGCATGTCCCTCCACGCCTCCCAGTGCGGTGGCGAGTGACCTGACTGGCCGGTTGCGGGCTCTGCGGGTGTCCTCGGGGAACTTCAATCCAGGCACCAGCAGTGGCGACATCTTCAAGCGTACCTATACGTGGGCGGGAGACCAGGTGGCGCAGCTCGACAGTTGTCTCCTGGGAGCCACGACGCCACGTACCGAGACATTCTCGTATGACAGGACGCTCCGGTTGAAAACGGCGGGACGGCCGTCCGGCAACTTCGCGGCCACGGGTGGTGCGTTCGAGAGCCGGAGCTACGAATACAACGGTCGCGGCAGTCGTACGGCGCTTTCGGAGGACGGCTACGCCTTCGATATCAACATGGCCGCGGCCCCGGCCGTGGAGCGGCTGACGGGGTGGGGCTCGGGCACGACGGGGAGCCTCTTCCGCTATTCCATGAGCTACGATGCGGACGGCCGTGTCAGCCAGAAGCGCTGGGCCGCGGGAATGAGCGGAGCTCCAGTATTCACCCTGGGCTTCGAGTACGGCCAGTCCACCGGCGTTGCGACAGATAGCGTGTTCCGCGCTGTCAACGTCAACGGTCTCTTCTACAACTACTATTACGATGCGCTGGGACGCCGGCGATTGAAGTCTCATCCAGGCGGAACCACGGACGAGTTCTTCCACAGCACATCCAATCGACTGCTGACCGACCGTGGGAGCAACGCCTTCACAGTGCCAGTGGGGCATTTTACCACCGACGACTATGTCTGGCTGGCAGGGCGGCCTGTGGCAATGGTCAGGGCCAAGTTCAGCAGCGCATGGGTGCGACAGCCTGACAGCGTCGGGGACTGTGCGCGCGATGGAGAAAGCGTTGCGTGCGGTGTCTACTTCCCTGTGACGGACCACGTGGGGAAGCCCGTGCTGATGTTGGATGGTTCCCGGCGCGTATCCGCAGCGGCGGACTACGACGCCTTCGGGAATGTGAACCGGGTGACCCAGGTGGCCGAGACGGCGCACCCCTATCCTGATGCGACCACGACCTCGCTGACGACATTCTCTCAGCCCAAGGAGAACAGCTCGGTGGTCGTCCGAATGCGTGCTCGGTACCACCTGCTGGACTCGGAAGGCGGCGCGGACTTCATCAGGCTTGTGGATGCAACGTCGGGAACGACGCTCGATGAGACGTCGGGTGCACGCCGAGGGCGTGTCACCACGAGCTGGGTGACGCCGTCCAATAGCAGTGTGCAGGTCAGGTTCGCCGCAGGACCCGCAGGTGGCCCTGCGTATCAGGGCGCGGTCGTCGAAGGGTACGAATACCAGCGCTACCAGTCCGGTGCGCAGCCCTTTTGGACTCCTTTGCGATTCCCGGGTCACTACTACGACGCCGAGACGGAGCTCCATGAGAACTGGAATCGCTATTATGACCCCAGTATCGGCCAATATCTGCAGCCAGAGTCGATGTTGGCGAGGAAGTCGGCAGCGCTCCCGGCTTATTCGTATGCCCTGAACAACCCGCTGTTCTACCTCGATGATACGGGGCTTTCGCCACGTGACTGGCTCGGTGGTCGGTTTGGCTTCTTCGCCTACAAGGTCCTTGAGCTGTCAATAAGGTGGGGGATGCCTAGCCTTGAAACTCCTAAGCCTGGAGGTCCAGGATCAACAACCAGTCAACCGGCGTTTCCCGAGCCGGCCGGCCGCAGCGCGGCCAACCCGTGTGCAGAAAGTGGAAGTGGTGGCGGAAAGCCCCCGGTTCCGTCCGAGATTCTGGAAATCTTGAAGCAATTCGGCTCGATGGAGGTCTTTCCAATCATCCTGATGGACCCCAGTCTCATCCTCAATAATCCGAGTATCTTTGACCAGGACATTTTTGGGCCCATGGGCGGAGATATTCAGCAGCCCTACATTTGA
- a CDS encoding class I SAM-dependent rRNA methyltransferase yields the protein MAPSLVDTLRASRDRRGSLLSDARTTAFRVLNGEADGVPDVTADVFEGLYVISLYRDFTPPEEEALLDAAVAAWAPRSVYLKRRPREARVLANVAKESLAPELPARGEAVESLTAKENGLSFLIRPAQGLSVGLYLDMRDTRAWLQERVSGLTVLNLFSYTCAFGVVATASGAKRALNIDASRRVLEWGEENARLNGQPVDRYDYVAGDVFDWLKRLAKKGETFDVVIADPPSFSTTRTARFSAARDYARLADAAARVVSPGGRLVACCNHAGLPSRRFETMVAEGVALAGRKGRAMGSLGPSALDFPAPPGEEAALKVHVVELR from the coding sequence ATGGCGCCCTCGCTGGTGGACACCCTGCGCGCCTCGCGCGACAGGCGCGGGTCGCTGCTGTCAGACGCGCGCACCACTGCCTTCCGCGTGCTGAATGGCGAGGCGGACGGCGTCCCCGACGTGACGGCGGATGTCTTCGAGGGGCTGTATGTCATCAGCCTCTACCGCGACTTCACGCCCCCGGAAGAGGAGGCGCTGCTCGACGCGGCGGTGGCCGCCTGGGCGCCTCGGAGCGTCTACCTCAAGCGCCGGCCCCGCGAGGCGCGCGTGCTGGCCAACGTGGCGAAGGAGTCGCTCGCGCCCGAGTTGCCCGCGCGGGGGGAGGCGGTGGAGTCCCTCACCGCGAAGGAGAATGGCCTGTCGTTCCTCATCCGCCCCGCGCAGGGACTGTCGGTGGGGCTGTACCTGGACATGCGTGACACGCGCGCGTGGCTCCAGGAGCGGGTGAGCGGCCTCACCGTGCTCAACCTCTTTTCGTACACGTGTGCCTTCGGCGTGGTGGCCACCGCGAGCGGCGCGAAGCGGGCGCTCAACATCGATGCCAGCCGCCGCGTGCTGGAGTGGGGCGAGGAGAACGCGCGCCTCAATGGCCAGCCGGTGGACCGCTATGACTACGTGGCCGGCGACGTGTTCGACTGGCTCAAGCGCCTGGCAAAGAAGGGCGAGACGTTCGACGTCGTCATCGCGGATCCTCCGTCCTTCTCCACCACGCGCACCGCGCGCTTCTCCGCCGCTCGCGACTACGCCCGGCTGGCCGACGCCGCCGCGCGCGTGGTGTCCCCCGGAGGCCGGCTGGTCGCCTGCTGCAACCACGCGGGCCTGCCCTCGCGCCGCTTCGAGACGATGGTGGCGGAGGGCGTGGCGCTCGCGGGACGGAAGGGAAGGGCGATGGGCTCGCTTGGCCCCTCGGCGCTCGACTTCCCGGCCCCGCCCGGAGAGGAAGCGGCCCTGAAGGTCCACGTGGTGGAACTTCGTTAG